In Flavobacterium sp. WV_118_3, one DNA window encodes the following:
- a CDS encoding response regulator transcription factor: MNIIIVEDHDELAREIVTYLSSVGHFCKIKQSCRETLEEIDRNPYDLMLLDLGLPDGDGLDLLKAVRKECHKMGVIVITARGELDDRINGFQLGADDYLTKPFALSELGARIFAVIRRMHGFTLNELSIHGFSIQLQDYKVKHGENAIALTKKEFDVFQYLVLNKNRVVTRLQLTEHLWGDILELNADSNFIDVHVRNLRKKLEHYEKLDWFETVRNVGYRINE, translated from the coding sequence ATGAATATTATTATCGTAGAAGATCATGACGAACTGGCTCGGGAAATAGTAACCTACCTCAGCAGCGTGGGCCATTTTTGTAAAATAAAACAAAGTTGTCGGGAAACACTGGAGGAGATCGACCGAAATCCCTATGATCTGATGTTGCTCGATCTGGGCTTGCCGGATGGCGACGGATTGGATTTGCTAAAAGCTGTTCGAAAAGAATGCCATAAAATGGGGGTGATTGTGATTACGGCCCGCGGGGAACTGGACGATCGGATCAACGGGTTTCAGCTTGGTGCCGATGATTATCTGACCAAGCCTTTTGCACTGAGCGAACTCGGTGCACGTATTTTTGCCGTGATACGACGAATGCATGGGTTTACTTTAAATGAGCTGAGTATTCACGGATTTAGTATCCAATTACAGGATTATAAGGTAAAACATGGCGAAAATGCCATAGCACTGACCAAAAAAGAGTTTGATGTTTTTCAGTATCTCGTACTGAATAAAAACCGGGTGGTGACCCGATTACAGTTAACCGAACACCTTTGGGGCGATATTCTGGAATTGAATGCCGATTCGAATTTTATCGACGTACACGTCCGGAATTTGCGGAAAAAACTGGAGCATTATGAAAAACTGGACTGGTTTGAAACCGTTCGGAATGTCGGATATCGTATCAATGAATAA
- a CDS encoding HAMP domain-containing sensor histidine kinase has translation MKFKHQVAVFSILTRIVLIVVLWFVLPVLVEKVVFRHITTSLLEKKEKFIRNLDNEEITNFLSDNSMDDTYASFSKLHSEFLQLSRLPDHQVVKQHTVFVTEPRIIEKEENEYRILQYFFKYGGKSYLLEIGNNLAQVKDLYFVIRFFTVAVLIGLVVLTFLLEAFYIDYLLRPFYKIIDLKIRHIDNPETYNMTTIQTHSDDFKELDLALNQMMERMQDVIRKEKQFIANVSHELLTPIAILKNRFENLLQNDSINDEGQEKIVSSLRTLDNLKKIINNLLLISKIEHHKFLSDETIVLRELLDELLEELDDRIKDRKIMVVSELQHDYCFMGNRTLVHILLFNLLGNAIKYNREAGRIVLTDGFKNGMYWLSISDTGQGIPTDQMETLFDRFTRINLQVEGQGLGLAIANSIARFHNCSIEVRSVVGQGSTFTLYFLSPEKAN, from the coding sequence ATGAAATTTAAACACCAGGTAGCCGTTTTTAGTATTCTGACCCGAATCGTACTGATCGTGGTTTTGTGGTTTGTATTGCCGGTATTGGTCGAAAAAGTAGTCTTCCGGCATATCACGACCAGTCTGCTGGAAAAGAAAGAGAAGTTTATCCGGAATCTCGATAATGAAGAAATCACTAATTTCCTTTCGGATAACAGTATGGACGATACCTATGCCAGTTTTTCAAAGCTACACAGTGAATTTTTGCAATTGTCGCGATTGCCGGATCATCAGGTTGTCAAGCAGCATACAGTTTTTGTAACCGAACCCCGGATCATCGAAAAAGAAGAAAACGAATACCGGATTTTACAGTATTTCTTTAAATATGGAGGAAAATCGTATCTGTTGGAAATCGGAAATAACCTCGCGCAGGTCAAAGACCTGTATTTTGTGATTCGGTTTTTTACGGTGGCCGTTTTGATCGGGTTGGTTGTGCTTACGTTTTTGCTGGAAGCGTTTTATATCGACTATCTGTTGCGTCCGTTTTATAAAATTATTGATCTGAAAATCCGACATATCGATAATCCGGAAACCTATAATATGACTACGATTCAGACGCATTCCGACGATTTTAAGGAATTGGATCTGGCGCTAAATCAGATGATGGAACGAATGCAGGATGTGATCCGGAAAGAAAAACAGTTTATAGCCAATGTTTCGCACGAATTGCTAACACCGATCGCAATTCTGAAAAACCGGTTTGAAAACCTGTTACAAAACGATTCGATCAATGATGAAGGACAGGAGAAAATTGTAAGTTCTCTCCGGACTCTGGACAACCTGAAAAAGATTATCAATAACCTATTGCTGATTTCAAAAATCGAACACCACAAATTCCTGTCGGATGAAACCATTGTATTGCGGGAATTACTGGATGAATTGCTGGAAGAGCTCGACGACCGGATTAAGGATCGCAAGATCATGGTGGTTTCGGAATTACAGCACGACTATTGTTTTATGGGAAACCGAACCCTGGTACATATATTGTTGTTTAATCTGTTGGGAAATGCGATTAAATATAACCGGGAAGCTGGACGAATTGTGTTGACCGATGGTTTTAAAAACGGTATGTATTGGCTGTCGATCAGTGATACCGGACAAGGAATTCCGACGGATCAGATGGAAACCTTGTTCGATCGTTTTACGCGAATCAATTTACAAGTAGAAGGGCAAGGGCTTGGTTTGGCCATAGCCAACAGTATTGCGCGCTTTCACAATTGCAGTATCGAGGTACGTTCCGTTGTAGGACAGGGGAGTACGTTTACACTTTATTTTCTGTCACCGGAAAAAGCCAATTAA
- a CDS encoding co-chaperone YbbN, which produces MSKFGELINAQVPVLIDFYTDWNEPSVSMHPVIRDVAAALGDRAKVIKIDVDKNQELAEALRIKGLPTLMIYKEGQMVWRQSGELDANTIIALVQEQY; this is translated from the coding sequence ATGTCAAAATTTGGAGAACTTATCAATGCACAAGTGCCGGTGTTAATCGATTTTTATACCGATTGGAATGAGCCTTCTGTTTCCATGCATCCGGTTATCCGGGATGTCGCTGCTGCTTTAGGGGATAGAGCAAAAGTGATCAAAATTGATGTGGATAAAAATCAGGAACTGGCCGAAGCATTACGGATAAAAGGTTTGCCTACATTGATGATCTATAAAGAAGGGCAAATGGTATGGCGTCAATCCGGGGAGTTGGATGCCAATACAATTATTGCACTGGTGCAGGAGCAATATTAA
- the polA gene encoding DNA polymerase I: MSQQKRLFLLDAYALIFRGYYAFIKNPRINSKGLDTSAIMGFMNSLMDVIKREKPGYLAVAFDKGGSELRSQMFPEYKANRDETPEAIKIAVPYIQEILKAMHIPIMELPGYEADDLIGTLAKQAEKEGYTVYMVTPDKDFAQLVSENIFMYRPARMGNDIEIWGVPQVLEKFEIERPEQVIDFLGMMGDAVDNIPGLPGVGEKTAKKLLKEYGSMENLLANTHELKGKMKENIEANAEKGILSKTLATILLDCPVQFDEKNFELSRPDVAKTEAIFQKLEFRRMQEQFDKLFADGSEFDEINTNNLEPSASTVSKTRKTAKNEDQTSLFDDGQVATTTTHNSFYDTLETTSHNYQIVQGDLGIRLLVQNLLQQPEVCFDTETTGLDALHAELVGIAFSYEKGKGFYVPFPDNQEEAKTLLEKLLPFFENETILKIGQNLKYDLKVLANYGITVKGRLFDTMIAHYLINPDMRHNMDVLSETYLKYAPKSIETLIGKKGKNQKSMRDVALEDIKEYAVEDADVTLQLKALFSEKLDKTGTKKLFEDIEIPLVAVLADMEREGIRLDVDFLKSLSKDMEIEIKTLEQKIYEIAGEHFNLASPKQLGDILFEKLKIGGAKQKKTKTGQYATGEEVLSYLANEHEIVQSILDWRQLVKLKNTYIDALPTQVDKATQRVHTDYMQTVAATGRLSSNNPNLQNIPIRTERGRQIRKAFIARDENYTLVSADYSQIELRIIAALSGEPNMIKSFQNGEDIHASTAAKVFNVPLEAVTREQRSHAKTVNFGIIYGVSAFGLSNQTSLSRSESKELIDAYYQTYPRLKAYIQEQMESAREHGYVQTVLGRRRYLKDINSANAVVRGAAERNAVNAPIQGSAADIIKIAMINIHKRLISENWKSKMLLQVHDELVFDVHNSELERIQPMIKHEMEEAFKLDVPLEVELGYGKDWLQAH; encoded by the coding sequence ATGTCACAACAAAAACGCCTTTTTCTACTGGATGCCTACGCACTGATCTTTCGTGGGTATTATGCCTTTATCAAAAACCCGCGCATCAACTCCAAAGGATTGGATACGTCGGCCATTATGGGATTTATGAATTCCCTGATGGATGTGATTAAAAGAGAAAAGCCCGGTTATCTGGCCGTTGCCTTCGATAAAGGAGGAAGCGAACTCAGAAGCCAAATGTTCCCCGAATACAAAGCCAACCGCGATGAAACGCCGGAGGCCATCAAAATAGCCGTTCCGTATATTCAGGAAATCCTGAAGGCCATGCATATTCCGATTATGGAATTACCCGGTTATGAAGCCGACGACCTTATCGGAACGTTGGCCAAACAAGCCGAAAAAGAAGGCTATACCGTTTATATGGTTACACCCGATAAAGACTTTGCTCAGTTGGTATCCGAAAACATTTTTATGTACCGGCCGGCACGTATGGGTAATGATATTGAAATCTGGGGTGTTCCGCAGGTATTGGAAAAATTCGAAATTGAACGTCCCGAACAGGTGATCGACTTTTTGGGAATGATGGGTGATGCCGTAGACAACATTCCGGGACTTCCGGGTGTGGGCGAAAAAACCGCGAAAAAATTATTAAAAGAATACGGATCGATGGAAAACCTTTTGGCCAATACGCACGAGCTAAAAGGTAAAATGAAAGAAAACATCGAGGCCAATGCTGAAAAAGGAATATTATCCAAAACGCTGGCCACCATTTTATTGGATTGTCCGGTGCAATTCGACGAAAAAAACTTCGAATTATCCCGCCCGGATGTAGCCAAAACCGAAGCCATTTTCCAGAAACTGGAATTCCGTAGAATGCAAGAACAGTTCGATAAACTTTTTGCGGACGGTTCCGAATTTGACGAGATTAACACCAACAATCTGGAACCTTCCGCTTCAACCGTATCCAAAACACGGAAAACAGCGAAAAACGAAGACCAGACTTCTTTATTTGACGACGGTCAGGTAGCAACAACCACTACGCACAACAGCTTTTACGATACACTGGAAACCACCAGTCACAATTACCAGATCGTACAAGGTGATTTAGGAATCCGTTTGTTGGTTCAAAACCTGTTACAGCAACCGGAAGTTTGTTTTGACACCGAAACAACCGGATTGGACGCCTTACATGCCGAACTGGTTGGAATCGCTTTCTCTTATGAAAAAGGAAAAGGCTTTTATGTTCCGTTCCCGGACAATCAGGAAGAAGCCAAAACCTTATTGGAAAAACTACTACCCTTTTTCGAAAACGAAACCATCCTCAAAATAGGACAAAACCTAAAATACGACCTGAAAGTGCTGGCCAATTATGGCATTACGGTAAAAGGTCGTTTATTCGACACCATGATTGCACATTATCTGATCAATCCGGATATGCGTCATAACATGGATGTCTTGTCTGAAACCTATTTAAAATACGCCCCAAAATCGATCGAAACACTGATTGGTAAAAAAGGGAAAAATCAGAAATCAATGCGCGATGTCGCTTTGGAAGACATCAAGGAATATGCGGTGGAAGATGCCGATGTTACGCTACAATTAAAAGCGCTTTTCTCGGAAAAACTCGACAAAACCGGAACGAAAAAGCTATTCGAAGATATCGAAATTCCGTTGGTAGCCGTATTGGCCGATATGGAACGTGAAGGTATCCGACTGGATGTTGACTTCCTGAAATCCTTATCTAAGGATATGGAAATTGAAATCAAAACCCTGGAACAAAAAATCTATGAAATTGCCGGAGAACATTTTAATCTGGCCTCACCAAAACAGTTGGGTGATATTCTGTTCGAAAAGCTGAAAATCGGCGGAGCCAAACAGAAAAAAACCAAAACCGGTCAGTATGCAACCGGCGAAGAAGTTTTGAGTTACCTGGCCAACGAACATGAGATTGTTCAGAGTATTTTAGACTGGCGTCAGTTGGTTAAATTAAAAAACACCTATATCGATGCGTTGCCAACACAGGTCGACAAAGCCACCCAACGCGTTCATACCGATTATATGCAAACTGTTGCTGCAACCGGTCGTTTAAGTTCGAACAATCCGAACCTGCAAAACATTCCGATCCGAACCGAACGAGGTCGCCAGATCCGGAAAGCATTTATTGCCCGCGATGAAAACTACACCCTGGTTTCTGCCGATTACTCGCAGATAGAGCTTCGTATTATCGCCGCCTTAAGCGGAGAACCGAACATGATCAAGTCGTTCCAAAACGGCGAAGACATTCACGCGTCAACCGCAGCCAAAGTATTTAACGTACCGTTGGAAGCCGTAACCCGCGAACAGCGTAGCCATGCCAAAACAGTAAACTTCGGAATCATCTATGGTGTTTCGGCCTTCGGATTGAGTAACCAAACGTCGTTATCCCGTTCGGAAAGTAAAGAATTGATCGACGCCTACTACCAGACCTACCCGAGACTAAAAGCCTATATTCAGGAACAAATGGAATCGGCTCGTGAACACGGCTATGTACAAACCGTATTAGGCCGTCGTCGTTATTTAAAAGACATCAACTCCGCGAATGCCGTAGTTCGTGGCGCTGCCGAACGAAATGCCGTTAACGCGCCAATTCAGGGAAGTGCTGCCGACATCATCAAAATTGCCATGATCAATATTCATAAACGATTGATTTCCGAAAACTGGAAAAGTAAGATGTTGTTACAGGTACACGATGAGCTTGTATTTGACGTTCACAACAGCGAACTGGAACGTATTCAGCCCATGATTAAACACGAAATGGAAGAAGCTTTTAAACTGGATGTCCCTTTGGAAGTAGAATTAGGATATGGAAAAGACTGGCTACAGGCACATTAA
- a CDS encoding nucleotidyltransferase domain-containing protein encodes MKILKPILYFSIFNHPLQLEEVYSFSDHENRTDFDLEIEQALEQGIISKTDRYYHINLTAEHIQRRETGNRNAISALKKAQKKAQFITSWFPFVEAVAISGSLSKGYFDSKSDIDYFIICKPGHLWTCRTCLVLYKKLFLFNSRKYFCMNYFITADNLEIEEKNRFTATEIVTLIPLYGKEKLTAFFESNQWVHSFFPNKTRTDIDSIRPIKKKKVTAAFERFLSGSIGRKIEQLTFRTTFWFWKLKFERKLASEFSIAFKSSKRVSKHHPSNFQKRIIDALNQKYDDLNTTHHIQLTKEHV; translated from the coding sequence TTGAAGATATTAAAGCCGATTCTTTATTTCTCTATTTTCAACCATCCTTTACAGCTAGAGGAAGTCTATTCCTTCTCTGATCACGAGAACAGAACGGATTTTGATCTCGAAATCGAACAGGCCTTAGAACAAGGTATTATTAGCAAAACCGACCGCTATTATCATATCAACCTGACTGCCGAACACATCCAACGTAGGGAAACCGGCAACCGAAATGCTATAAGTGCATTGAAAAAAGCGCAAAAAAAGGCACAGTTCATTACATCATGGTTTCCATTTGTTGAAGCCGTAGCGATCTCCGGCTCGTTATCCAAAGGGTATTTCGACAGCAAATCCGACATCGATTATTTTATCATCTGTAAACCGGGACATTTATGGACCTGCCGGACGTGTCTGGTACTCTACAAAAAGTTATTCCTGTTTAATTCCCGGAAATATTTCTGTATGAACTACTTTATTACAGCAGATAATCTGGAAATTGAAGAAAAAAATCGTTTTACGGCTACAGAAATTGTAACTTTAATTCCACTATACGGGAAAGAGAAACTCACGGCGTTTTTTGAAAGCAATCAATGGGTACATTCCTTTTTCCCGAATAAAACCCGAACCGATATTGACAGTATCCGTCCGATAAAAAAGAAAAAAGTAACGGCTGCTTTCGAACGTTTTTTATCCGGTTCGATTGGCCGCAAAATAGAACAGTTGACCTTTAGAACTACTTTTTGGTTTTGGAAATTAAAATTCGAAAGAAAACTGGCTTCCGAATTTTCAATAGCCTTCAAGTCATCAAAAAGAGTATCCAAACACCATCCGTCCAATTTCCAGAAAAGAATCATCGATGCTTTAAATCAGAAATACGACGACCTTAACACTACGCATCATATCCAGCTAACCAAAGAACATGTCTGA
- a CDS encoding FG-GAP-like repeat-containing protein gives MKKIYLLITLFSMAQVDCNAQLLTPNSSVFTGAFYGDCVAADFNSDGIKEIIVSGALPGYDGHTALYVNQNGTYVPNTATAFTQIMYSAIGTGDINNDGHLDFAITGTRTDTNEQVFEIYYGNGDNTFTKATVDNIQATIYGAIEIVDFDKDGDMDILVNGMLDSGDKVSTIYLQNGTTGTFTVSDTVLSGTYFGAAKVFDANGDGWPDIMITGYTNAYVPETKFYLNQGNGTFVGHNSGLDNVYFSSIDTADINGDGHSDVLLSGMSDSFEPTLTVYLNNSSAHFTPTGASFMGTYYGSSRFVDYDNDGDLDILTLGSNADGDNKALFYRNNGAGEFTLDTENANLLTAVTMSRALVFDYDNDGDTDLFLMGYKENDVASATLYTNNSVQNCTPTYQYNADSNMITNVSFGSINNPSPFQSGTTPTYEDFSSISATVTKGQTYPIAVKGPSSSFPSDVMVYIDFNGNGNFNDAGEGFYIGQLAPANPANANTVTANITIPATATNGTVKMRIIKNTNVAALSNPNAPNTITDPCDTTLRAGQTEDYTLTIENSTVCNQEPGQAIGDVGCVTFTYQGQTVTYATVRGADRNIWLQQNLGSPAVATSSTDANAFGDLFQWGRWDDGHQLRTATTATSPANNNPTGIGAGNANYFTSSPAWWNSNQLTDTWSAATPAAVTATDGCDPCRALGEGWKMPSQTDWELIVEKEVITSPSKAYDSNLKLTVGGNRDTTGNFNFTGVRGYYWSRTTSSTGAKNLYFSNAIVNPAAGGPRGQGSSVRCLKGTAALGVNDNLKTKFNIYPNPTRSQVTIATTQTDIMVKLFNAIGQQVLTTQSNVINMSDMASGIYIIQIQTENGETYSQKIVKQ, from the coding sequence ATGAAGAAAATATACTTACTCATTACGCTATTTTCCATGGCACAGGTGGATTGTAATGCGCAATTACTCACCCCAAACAGCTCGGTTTTTACCGGAGCCTTCTATGGGGATTGCGTGGCAGCCGACTTTAACAGCGATGGAATTAAGGAAATCATTGTATCCGGTGCACTTCCCGGCTACGATGGACATACGGCTTTGTATGTCAATCAAAACGGAACCTACGTTCCCAACACGGCAACCGCATTTACCCAGATTATGTATTCGGCGATAGGAACCGGCGATATCAACAATGACGGGCATCTTGATTTTGCCATAACCGGTACCCGAACCGATACCAACGAACAGGTTTTTGAGATCTACTACGGAAACGGCGACAATACCTTTACAAAAGCTACTGTAGACAACATTCAGGCAACGATTTACGGTGCGATAGAAATTGTCGACTTTGACAAAGATGGTGATATGGATATTCTGGTAAACGGAATGCTGGACAGTGGCGACAAAGTATCGACTATTTACCTACAAAACGGTACTACCGGAACGTTTACCGTTTCGGATACAGTGCTTTCGGGAACCTATTTCGGTGCTGCAAAAGTATTTGATGCCAATGGAGATGGCTGGCCAGATATAATGATCACTGGGTATACCAATGCCTATGTTCCGGAAACAAAATTCTACCTAAACCAAGGAAACGGAACATTTGTAGGTCATAACAGCGGATTGGATAACGTTTATTTTTCATCGATCGACACTGCCGACATCAATGGTGACGGGCATTCGGATGTACTATTATCCGGCATGAGCGATTCATTCGAGCCAACCCTGACAGTCTATTTAAACAACAGTTCGGCGCATTTTACACCAACCGGAGCTTCATTTATGGGAACCTACTACGGTAGTTCTCGTTTTGTAGACTATGACAACGACGGAGATCTGGACATCCTAACCTTGGGTTCGAATGCCGATGGAGACAATAAGGCTTTGTTCTACCGCAATAATGGCGCCGGAGAATTTACACTCGATACCGAAAACGCCAACCTTTTAACAGCCGTAACCATGTCACGCGCTTTGGTTTTTGATTATGACAACGACGGTGACACCGATCTTTTCCTGATGGGATATAAAGAAAATGACGTTGCATCCGCGACATTGTATACCAACAACAGTGTTCAGAATTGTACGCCAACCTATCAATACAATGCCGATAGTAATATGATCACCAATGTGTCTTTTGGAAGTATTAACAATCCATCACCTTTCCAATCGGGAACCACACCGACTTATGAAGATTTTTCAAGTATTAGTGCTACCGTAACCAAAGGACAAACCTACCCGATAGCAGTAAAAGGACCTTCCAGTTCTTTTCCCAGTGATGTAATGGTTTATATCGATTTTAACGGAAACGGAAACTTTAACGATGCCGGCGAAGGATTTTACATCGGTCAGTTAGCACCGGCGAACCCGGCCAATGCCAATACCGTGACTGCCAATATAACAATCCCGGCTACGGCTACTAACGGAACTGTTAAAATGCGAATCATTAAAAATACCAATGTAGCGGCATTGAGCAATCCGAATGCACCGAATACCATTACTGATCCATGTGACACGACTTTGAGAGCCGGACAAACGGAAGATTACACGCTTACGATCGAAAACAGTACGGTTTGCAATCAGGAACCGGGACAAGCCATAGGCGATGTGGGTTGTGTTACCTTTACGTATCAGGGACAAACGGTAACCTATGCTACGGTACGTGGTGCCGACAGAAATATCTGGTTACAACAAAACCTGGGAAGCCCGGCTGTAGCGACATCATCAACCGATGCGAATGCTTTTGGTGATCTATTCCAATGGGGGCGTTGGGACGATGGACATCAATTGCGTACTGCGACTACTGCCACATCACCGGCGAACAATAATCCAACCGGTATCGGAGCAGGAAATGCAAACTACTTTACGTCATCGCCAGCATGGTGGAACTCCAATCAGCTTACCGATACCTGGAGTGCTGCAACACCGGCCGCTGTTACCGCAACAGACGGATGTGATCCATGTCGCGCTTTGGGAGAAGGATGGAAAATGCCGTCGCAAACCGACTGGGAATTAATTGTTGAAAAAGAAGTGATCACTTCTCCATCAAAAGCCTATGACAGTAATTTAAAACTAACCGTAGGCGGAAACAGAGACACTACAGGAAACTTTAACTTTACCGGAGTACGTGGTTATTACTGGAGCCGTACGACAAGTTCAACCGGAGCAAAAAATTTATACTTCAGTAATGCAATCGTCAATCCGGCAGCCGGAGGTCCAAGAGGACAAGGCTCATCAGTACGTTGTTTAAAAGGCACGGCAGCACTTGGCGTAAACGACAATCTGAAAACAAAATTCAACATCTACCCGAATCCGACGCGTTCGCAGGTAACGATTGCGACTACTCAAACGGACATTATGGTAAAACTATTCAACGCGATAGGACAACAGGTATTGACCACCCAATCGAATGTGATCAACATGTCTGATATGGCCAGCGGTATTTATATCATCCAGATACAAACCGAAAATGGCGAAACCTATTCGCAAAAAATTGTGAAGCAATAA
- a CDS encoding metallophosphoesterase, translating into MVMRLVFIGVILLLVELYAFQAFRTITKERWILISYQLVSLAIFIYLIYSFAQFDRSVGQTKQTLFTMGVLLITLIPKLLIAIILLTEDIYRLFATAINYFTQADNIKEAIPERRKFVSQVALMVALIPFTSLLYGMTKGKYNFKVIRQTIFFPDLPDSFDGTTITQISDVHSGSFDNPEKISYAIDLINEQKSDIILFTGDIVNTHADEMHPWIDTFRKIETPALGKFSVLGNHDYGEYIEWPSQKAKDDNFKAIKDLHRQIDFKLLLNEHVKIRKGDDEIALVGVENWGVKFKQAGDLHKASEGLTNNDFKILMSHDPSHWDAEVKKYDKHFHLTLSGHTHGLQFGIEIPGVIKWSPIEYVYKQWAGLYEEMGKYIYVNRGFGFHAYPGRVGIWPEITVIELKKGEKVA; encoded by the coding sequence ATTGTAATGCGATTAGTTTTTATAGGCGTAATTTTACTATTGGTGGAATTGTATGCATTCCAGGCATTCCGAACCATCACCAAAGAAAGATGGATATTGATAAGCTATCAGTTGGTGAGTCTGGCCATTTTTATATATCTGATTTATTCGTTTGCGCAATTTGATCGAAGTGTCGGACAAACAAAGCAGACCTTGTTTACTATGGGGGTGCTTTTAATCACGTTGATCCCGAAATTGTTGATAGCGATTATATTGCTAACGGAAGATATATACCGTTTGTTTGCAACCGCCATTAATTATTTTACGCAGGCCGATAATATCAAGGAAGCCATTCCCGAAAGGCGCAAATTTGTAAGTCAGGTGGCGCTAATGGTGGCATTGATCCCGTTTACATCGCTGTTGTACGGAATGACCAAAGGGAAATATAATTTTAAGGTAATCCGACAAACGATTTTCTTTCCGGATTTGCCAGATAGTTTCGATGGAACTACCATTACGCAGATATCCGATGTGCATAGCGGTAGCTTTGATAACCCGGAGAAGATTAGCTATGCTATTGATTTGATCAACGAACAAAAATCGGATATTATCCTGTTTACGGGTGATATCGTTAATACGCATGCTGATGAAATGCATCCGTGGATCGATACGTTTCGAAAGATTGAAACCCCGGCTTTGGGTAAGTTTTCCGTCTTAGGGAATCACGATTACGGGGAATATATCGAATGGCCGTCGCAAAAAGCAAAAGACGATAACTTTAAGGCGATTAAAGATCTGCACCGACAGATTGATTTTAAGTTGCTTTTAAACGAACATGTAAAGATTCGGAAGGGAGATGATGAAATTGCATTGGTTGGGGTTGAAAACTGGGGTGTAAAGTTCAAACAGGCGGGCGATTTGCACAAAGCTTCAGAAGGTTTGACGAATAATGATTTTAAAATTCTAATGAGCCATGATCCGTCGCATTGGGATGCAGAAGTGAAAAAATACGACAAACATTTTCATCTTACCTTGAGCGGACATACCCATGGGTTGCAGTTTGGAATCGAAATTCCGGGTGTAATCAAGTGGAGTCCAATTGAATATGTTTACAAACAATGGGCAGGGCTTTATGAAGAAATGGGAAAATATATCTATGTGAACCGCGGTTTCGGATTTCATGCCTATCCCGGACGTGTGGGGATCTGGCCGGAAATTACCGTTATTGAACTAAAAAAAGGCGAAAAAGTAGCGTAA
- a CDS encoding polysaccharide deacetylase family protein: MSFWVKTNSIVKRLFFNQIWDIPNTEKKVFLTFDDGPTPEITEWVLNVLETHQIRATFFCIGHNIEKHPELFKKVIAAGHQIGNHTFNHLKGWKTDNSTYIRNAKACEDTIVKYSDGKINSRLFRPPYGKIKPSQSRLLRKQGYKIIMWDVISMDFDKTITPEKCLQNVIENVEQGSIIVCHDSVKAFGNLEYLLPKVIQNLQERGFRFGVL; the protein is encoded by the coding sequence ATGAGTTTCTGGGTTAAAACAAACAGCATTGTCAAAAGACTATTTTTCAACCAGATTTGGGATATTCCAAATACGGAAAAAAAAGTATTTCTTACGTTCGACGATGGTCCGACACCTGAGATTACCGAATGGGTTTTAAACGTACTCGAAACGCATCAGATCCGGGCTACTTTTTTCTGCATCGGCCACAACATCGAAAAACATCCGGAGCTATTCAAAAAGGTTATAGCCGCCGGTCATCAGATCGGCAATCATACATTTAATCATTTAAAAGGCTGGAAAACGGATAACAGCACGTATATCCGCAATGCCAAAGCCTGCGAAGACACTATTGTAAAATACTCGGATGGTAAAATCAATTCCCGTTTGTTTCGTCCGCCTTACGGCAAGATAAAACCATCCCAATCCCGCTTATTGCGGAAACAGGGCTATAAGATCATTATGTGGGATGTTATCAGTATGGATTTCGACAAAACTATTACACCGGAAAAGTGCTTACAAAATGTAATCGAAAATGTCGAGCAGGGAAGTATTATCGTATGTCACGATAGCGTAAAAGCATTCGGAAACCTCGAATACCTGTTACCAAAAGTCATTCAGAATCTACAGGAACGCGGCTTCCGTTTTGGAGTACTTTAA